From a region of the Desulfuromonas sp. KJ2020 genome:
- a CDS encoding SDR family oxidoreductase gives MPSILITGANRGIGLELTRSFLGHNWKIFACCRTPESADELNRLASGKNNVHILRLDVTDEAQISRVAGELRNEPLDILFNNAGVKGPQAQNFGDTNVDEYLEVFRTNALAPLKMAEAFVEQVAASDRKILACMGTLMGSLKDNTSGGFYAYRSSKAALHMIVRGLAADLSARGILSVVFHPGWVRTRMGGEEAPLSVEESAAGLTRVLLDMAPENNGCFYDYRGVELPW, from the coding sequence ATGCCATCGATACTGATTACCGGAGCCAACCGCGGTATTGGCCTGGAACTGACCCGATCCTTCCTCGGGCATAATTGGAAGATCTTCGCCTGTTGCAGGACCCCGGAAAGCGCCGATGAGTTGAACCGCCTGGCGTCAGGGAAAAATAACGTGCATATCCTTCGCCTCGATGTAACGGATGAAGCGCAGATCTCCCGAGTGGCCGGAGAACTTAGAAACGAACCCCTCGATATTCTCTTCAATAATGCCGGCGTCAAAGGACCACAGGCCCAGAACTTTGGTGATACGAACGTCGATGAGTACCTTGAGGTCTTCCGCACCAACGCACTGGCGCCTCTGAAGATGGCCGAAGCTTTCGTGGAACAGGTGGCCGCAAGTGACAGGAAGATTCTGGCGTGCATGGGCACCCTTATGGGAAGCCTGAAGGATAATACCTCCGGGGGATTTTACGCCTATCGCTCCTCCAAGGCAGCACTGCATATGATCGTGAGGGGGTTGGCGGCTGATCTTTCGGCAAGGGGCATTCTATCAGTGGTTTTCCATCCCGGTTGGGTTCGCACCCGCATGGGAGGGGAAGAGGCCCCGTTAAGCGTAGAGGAAAGCGCCGCTGGTCTGACGCGGGTGTTGCTGGATATGGCTCCCGAAAATAACGGGTGCTTCTATGACTACCGCGGGGTAGAGCTTCCCTGGTAA
- a CDS encoding nitrous oxide reductase accessory protein NosL — MKKLLSISLSLLLLIASLAFATEQADQQAHPSCSYCGMHRVAFAHSRMLIEYSDQSSVGTCSLHCAALEFAHSIDKVPAAIKVGDFNTQELIDAETATWVIGGDKPGVMTSRAKWAFADKAAAEQFVKTHGGTIVDFELAMKAAYEDMYKDTMMIRKKRQMKKMKQQQSSEESGHDMHQHGMGKQ, encoded by the coding sequence ATGAAAAAGCTTCTTTCCATTTCTTTAAGCCTCCTGTTGCTGATTGCCAGCCTGGCCTTTGCGACCGAACAGGCCGACCAGCAAGCCCACCCCTCCTGCAGCTATTGCGGAATGCACCGGGTCGCATTCGCCCACAGCCGGATGCTGATCGAATACTCCGATCAGTCGAGCGTCGGCACCTGCAGCCTGCACTGCGCAGCCCTCGAATTCGCCCACAGCATCGACAAAGTTCCCGCGGCCATCAAAGTGGGGGATTTCAACACGCAGGAGCTGATCGATGCCGAAACCGCCACCTGGGTGATCGGCGGGGACAAGCCCGGGGTCATGACTTCCCGCGCCAAGTGGGCCTTTGCCGACAAGGCGGCGGCGGAACAGTTCGTAAAAACCCACGGCGGTACGATTGTCGATTTCGAGCTCGCCATGAAGGCCGCTTATGAAGATATGTACAAAGACACCATGATGATCCGCAAAAAGCGGCAGATGAAAAAAATGAAGCAGCAACAGTCGAGCGAGGAAAGTGGCCATGACATGCATCAGCATGGTATGGGCAAGCAGTAA
- a CDS encoding sterol desaturase family protein: MWAPLLSIAVIGICIIALFLLERAFPLRQAKRALAGRLTVNLTYGIIAFATVSLIVRPVAEGTLGWTSINGFGLTRLEVIPDALRPIAAFLLMDLTFYWWHRANHRLPLLWRLHNVHHFDPDLDMSTTFRFHFGELAFSSTFRMVQLGLIGPSLATYLVYEVIFQLGTLFHHSNLRLPIRVERILVRLIVTPRMHGIHHSQIKEETNANYSSVFSCWDRLHHTVRLNVPQEAINIGIPGYAEPQDNHLGNSLLAPFRLQRDYWLRKDGHMPLRTETTGKLGQLAP; encoded by the coding sequence ATGTGGGCACCTCTATTAAGTATTGCGGTAATTGGGATTTGCATCATCGCACTTTTCTTGCTGGAGCGGGCTTTCCCGCTACGTCAGGCAAAACGGGCGCTGGCGGGACGTCTCACGGTCAATCTGACCTACGGGATCATCGCCTTTGCCACCGTGTCGCTGATCGTGAGGCCTGTCGCCGAGGGAACCCTCGGCTGGACCAGTATCAACGGATTTGGGCTGACCCGGCTGGAAGTTATTCCAGACGCGCTGAGGCCGATTGCCGCCTTTTTGCTCATGGATCTCACCTTCTACTGGTGGCACCGTGCCAATCATCGACTTCCACTGTTATGGCGCCTTCACAATGTGCATCATTTTGACCCCGACCTGGACATGTCGACCACCTTCCGCTTTCATTTCGGCGAACTGGCCTTCTCCAGCACATTTCGGATGGTTCAGCTCGGACTGATCGGTCCCTCCCTTGCAACCTACCTGGTTTATGAGGTTATCTTTCAGCTCGGCACTCTTTTTCATCACAGCAACCTGCGTCTACCGATCCGTGTTGAACGGATACTTGTCCGACTCATCGTCACCCCGCGCATGCACGGCATCCATCACTCTCAGATTAAAGAGGAAACCAACGCGAATTATTCGAGCGTTTTCTCCTGCTGGGACCGGCTGCACCATACCGTGCGCCTCAATGTCCCTCAGGAGGCGATCAACATCGGCATTCCTGGATACGCGGAACCGCAGGACAACCATCTAGGCAATAGCCTGCTTGCCCCGTTCCGGTTGCAGCGTGATTACTGGCTGCGAAAAGACGGCCATATGCCCCTGCGAACCGAAACGACGGGAAAGCTGGGCCAATTGGCGCCGTGA
- a CDS encoding YifB family Mg chelatase-like AAA ATPase has product MLAKVLSGALNGIEAFPVDVEVDIAQGLPQFATVGLPEGAVRESKDRVKSAIKNAGYDFPTRRITINLAPADMKKEGTAYDLPMAIGILAAVGIVNNENLRKYVLIGELSLDGLVKPVRGTLPLAVAARHWQTQGLIVPWENAAEGAIVDALPVYGVRDLAEVVEFINGERALSPHQADHETDLAALPAGCDDFSEVRGQDHVKRALEVAAAGGHNLLMIGPPGSGKTMLARRLPTILPPLTFEEALETTKIHSIIGLLPKENALLNVRPFRSPHHTISDAGLIGGGAIPRPGEVSLANNGILFLDELPEFKKNVLEMLRQPLEDGHVTIARAATTLSFPATFMLVAAMNPCNCGFYGDSLRECSCTPVMIQRYRSRLSGPLLDRIDLHVEVPRVAHKDLADPTEAEPSSSIRDRVNAARRLQRERLARFGLHANAQMQARHIRKFCQVDEQGHQLLEMVTDRLGLSARSYARILKVARTIADLAGEENIRQPHLAEAVQYRGLDRKPM; this is encoded by the coding sequence ATGCTGGCCAAGGTACTATCGGGAGCGCTCAACGGCATTGAAGCGTTTCCTGTGGATGTAGAAGTGGATATCGCCCAGGGGTTGCCCCAATTCGCCACGGTCGGTCTGCCGGAAGGGGCGGTTCGGGAGAGCAAGGATCGCGTCAAGTCGGCGATCAAAAATGCGGGGTACGATTTCCCCACCCGTCGCATTACCATTAATCTGGCGCCGGCCGACATGAAAAAAGAGGGTACGGCCTACGATCTGCCCATGGCCATCGGCATTCTGGCCGCCGTCGGCATCGTTAACAATGAAAACCTCCGCAAATACGTCCTGATCGGCGAACTCAGTCTCGACGGTCTGGTCAAGCCCGTCCGCGGCACCCTCCCCCTCGCTGTCGCCGCCCGCCACTGGCAGACACAGGGGCTTATCGTGCCCTGGGAGAACGCCGCCGAGGGCGCCATTGTCGACGCTTTGCCGGTCTATGGCGTGCGCGACCTGGCCGAAGTGGTCGAGTTCATCAATGGCGAAAGGGCCCTATCACCCCACCAGGCCGATCACGAAACGGATCTGGCCGCCCTACCCGCCGGCTGCGACGACTTCTCCGAGGTGCGCGGACAGGATCATGTCAAAAGGGCTCTGGAGGTGGCCGCCGCCGGGGGGCACAATCTCCTGATGATCGGTCCTCCCGGCAGCGGCAAGACCATGCTGGCCCGCCGCCTGCCGACCATTCTGCCGCCCCTGACCTTTGAGGAAGCACTGGAAACGACCAAGATCCACTCCATCATCGGCCTGCTGCCCAAAGAAAACGCTCTCCTCAACGTACGGCCCTTTCGCAGCCCCCACCACACCATCTCCGATGCCGGCCTCATCGGCGGTGGCGCCATTCCCCGCCCGGGGGAGGTTTCCCTGGCCAACAATGGCATCCTCTTTCTCGATGAACTGCCCGAATTCAAGAAGAACGTGCTCGAAATGCTGCGTCAGCCTCTGGAGGACGGTCACGTCACCATCGCTCGCGCCGCCACTACACTGAGTTTTCCGGCGACCTTCATGCTGGTGGCCGCCATGAATCCCTGCAACTGCGGCTTTTATGGCGACTCATTGCGGGAATGCTCCTGCACCCCCGTCATGATCCAACGTTATCGCAGCCGCCTCTCCGGCCCTCTGCTTGATCGCATCGACCTGCACGTCGAAGTCCCCCGGGTGGCTCACAAGGATCTGGCCGACCCGACCGAGGCCGAGCCGTCGTCCTCCATACGCGACCGGGTCAACGCCGCCCGCCGCCTGCAACGCGAGCGCCTGGCCCGCTTCGGCCTGCACGCCAATGCCCAGATGCAGGCTCGCCACATCCGCAAGTTCTGCCAAGTCGACGAGCAGGGCCACCAGCTCCTGGAGATGGTCACCGATCGCCTTGGCCTGTCGGCCCGCTCCTACGCCCGCATCCTTAAAGTGGCACGCACCATCGCTGATTTGGCCGGTGAAGAAAACATCCGCCAGCCGCATCTGGCCGAAGCGGTGCAGTACCGGGGGCTGGATCGGAAACCGATGTAA
- the trxB gene encoding thioredoxin-disulfide reductase: MTEKIYDTLIIGGGPAGLTAGLYTSRAKLNTLLVERMIMGGQVMTTTKVENYPGFPGGIDGPDLMMRFQEHCQEFGLEVQYGEVQGLEDLGEVRRITVDDQPVLARTVIITTGAEPKKLDIPGEQEFTGRGVSYCATCDGAFFRDQVVAIAGGGDTAAEEALFLTRFAKKVYLIHRRDQLRATSILQDRLKNNDKIEILWNAQVTGTQGDTSGLTGIELTDTTNGEKRLLEVSGLFVAIGVTPKAHFLADTLTLDAEGYILTDGECRTSMEGVFAAGDVRKKILKQIATAVGDGAVAAIMAEKYIMDRQ, translated from the coding sequence ATGACCGAAAAAATTTACGATACCCTGATTATTGGCGGCGGCCCTGCCGGCCTGACCGCCGGGCTCTATACCTCCCGCGCCAAACTCAATACCCTTCTCGTCGAACGCATGATCATGGGCGGGCAAGTCATGACGACCACCAAGGTCGAAAACTATCCCGGCTTTCCCGGCGGCATCGATGGCCCCGACCTCATGATGCGCTTTCAGGAGCACTGTCAGGAATTCGGCCTCGAAGTTCAGTACGGCGAAGTACAGGGCCTGGAAGATCTCGGCGAAGTGCGTCGCATCACCGTGGATGACCAACCCGTCCTCGCCCGCACCGTCATCATCACCACCGGGGCCGAACCGAAAAAACTCGACATTCCCGGCGAGCAGGAATTCACCGGGCGTGGCGTTTCCTACTGCGCCACTTGCGATGGGGCTTTTTTCCGCGACCAGGTTGTCGCCATTGCCGGCGGCGGCGACACGGCCGCCGAAGAAGCCCTCTTTCTCACCCGCTTTGCCAAGAAGGTGTATCTCATCCATCGGCGCGACCAGCTGCGGGCCACCTCCATCCTGCAGGATCGACTGAAAAACAACGACAAGATCGAGATTCTCTGGAACGCCCAGGTCACCGGCACGCAAGGGGATACCTCCGGCCTGACCGGCATCGAACTGACTGATACGACCAATGGCGAAAAGCGCCTGCTCGAAGTTTCGGGCCTGTTCGTCGCTATCGGCGTCACCCCCAAGGCCCACTTTCTCGCGGACACCCTCACCCTCGACGCAGAAGGCTACATCCTCACCGACGGCGAATGCCGCACCTCCATGGAGGGGGTCTTTGCCGCCGGCGACGTGCGCAAGAAGATCCTCAAGCAGATCGCCACCGCCGTCGGGGACGGCGCTGTTGCCGCGATTATGGCGGAGAAATACATCATGGATCGCCAGTAG
- a CDS encoding carbon-nitrogen family hydrolase — MSQTRKITAGAAQFNIALGDIDTNLSQALASLKKLASQGVQLAVLPEMWSTGYDYKRLGQLAERTPEVVQALCRQSAESGMVLVGSLAEKEGKELYNTAYVIDQGKVAGTYRKLHLFSTMGEDRFLSSGDHSLVISTSVGRLGVAICYDLRFPELFRKMALEGAEIICLPAEWPKPRQEHWRTLLRARAIENQLFVVAANCCGIQGKLDFFGMSLLLSARGEVLAEGGEENTELAATFDFSELVEYRSQIRCYHDRRPEIYGHLP, encoded by the coding sequence ATGTCACAGACCCGTAAGATTACGGCCGGAGCCGCCCAGTTCAATATTGCTCTCGGCGACATTGACACCAATCTGTCCCAAGCCCTCGCCTCGCTGAAAAAACTGGCCTCCCAGGGCGTGCAGCTGGCGGTCCTGCCGGAGATGTGGAGCACGGGATACGACTACAAGCGCCTCGGTCAACTGGCCGAAAGAACACCTGAAGTGGTGCAGGCACTTTGCCGGCAAAGCGCCGAGTCGGGCATGGTCCTCGTGGGGAGTCTGGCGGAAAAAGAGGGGAAGGAGCTGTACAATACGGCCTACGTCATCGATCAGGGGAAGGTCGCCGGCACCTACCGCAAACTGCATCTCTTCTCCACCATGGGTGAAGATCGGTTCCTGTCGTCAGGGGACCATTCTCTGGTCATATCGACTTCTGTTGGTCGCCTGGGGGTGGCCATCTGCTACGATCTGCGTTTTCCTGAGCTCTTCCGCAAGATGGCTCTGGAAGGGGCTGAGATCATCTGCCTGCCGGCGGAATGGCCCAAGCCGCGCCAGGAGCACTGGCGCACCCTGCTACGGGCCCGCGCCATCGAGAACCAGCTTTTCGTCGTCGCGGCCAACTGCTGCGGTATTCAGGGAAAGCTCGACTTTTTCGGCATGAGCCTGCTGCTTTCGGCCCGGGGGGAGGTTCTGGCCGAAGGGGGGGAGGAAAACACCGAACTGGCGGCGACCTTTGATTTTAGCGAACTGGTGGAATATCGCTCCCAGATCCGCTGCTATCACGACCGCCGCCCTGAAATCTACGGCCATCTTCCCTAG
- a CDS encoding Na+/H+ antiporter subunit E — MAKVATFFIMLAFWVLLSGMFDAFHFSLGVICCLLVAQFSHRLLFPDGIGGRWLRDVFGMLLYLPWLFWQVVVANFQVAYIVLHPRMMEMIDPQLIRFNTHLKRPFSKVTFAQSITLTPGTITVNVHEDEFTVYALTRSGAESLPGEMEQRVAKALEDKA, encoded by the coding sequence ATGGCCAAGGTTGCCACTTTTTTTATCATGCTCGCTTTCTGGGTCCTTCTTTCGGGAATGTTCGACGCTTTTCACTTCTCGCTCGGGGTGATCTGCTGTCTGCTGGTGGCCCAGTTCAGCCACAGGCTGCTTTTTCCGGACGGCATCGGGGGCCGCTGGCTTCGCGATGTTTTCGGGATGCTCCTCTATCTGCCCTGGCTCTTCTGGCAGGTGGTCGTCGCCAATTTTCAGGTGGCCTACATCGTTCTTCATCCCCGCATGATGGAAATGATCGATCCACAGCTAATCCGCTTCAACACCCATCTCAAACGCCCCTTTTCCAAGGTGACCTTTGCCCAGTCCATCACCCTGACGCCGGGGACCATTACCGTAAATGTTCACGAAGACGAGTTCACGGTTTACGCTCTGACCCGCAGCGGAGCCGAGTCTCTGCCGGGGGAAATGGAGCAGCGTGTGGCCAAGGCGCTGGAGGATAAAGCATGA
- a CDS encoding monovalent cation/H+ antiporter complex subunit F codes for MITHIVMAGAIFIIMLMALCLIRVVGGPTVLDRILGGSVIGTKTTVLLLLIGMMYGNVGMFVDIALAYALLNFIATLGATKYFLRRQTVHLDGES; via the coding sequence ATGATTACGCACATTGTCATGGCGGGGGCCATTTTTATCATTATGCTCATGGCCCTGTGTCTGATTCGGGTCGTTGGGGGCCCCACGGTGCTCGATCGTATTCTCGGAGGCAGTGTCATCGGCACCAAGACCACGGTCCTGCTGCTCCTCATCGGCATGATGTACGGCAATGTCGGCATGTTCGTCGATATCGCCCTGGCCTACGCCCTGCTGAATTTTATTGCTACCCTCGGGGCGACCAAGTACTTTTTGCGGCGCCAAACGGTCCACCTTGACGGCGAGTCCTGA
- the mnhG gene encoding monovalent cation/H(+) antiporter subunit G, with protein MSIVSAVLIVGGLFFFGVGVVGILRLPDFYTRLHGASKCDTLGAFLILSGLALHVLTVFDLANVLVSLKIMAIAIFISIANPTATHAITEGALIAGVEPWRKGKGAK; from the coding sequence ATGAGCATTGTTTCGGCAGTTCTGATTGTGGGAGGTCTCTTCTTTTTCGGCGTGGGGGTCGTCGGCATTCTGCGCCTTCCCGACTTCTACACCCGGCTGCACGGGGCCAGCAAATGCGACACCCTGGGCGCTTTTCTGATCCTCTCCGGCTTGGCTCTCCATGTGCTCACCGTTTTTGACCTGGCCAATGTATTGGTCAGTCTGAAAATCATGGCCATCGCGATTTTTATTTCTATTGCCAATCCGACCGCGACCCATGCCATCACCGAGGGCGCATTGATCGCCGGCGTCGAACCCTGGCGCAAGGGAAAGGGGGCAAAATGA
- a CDS encoding hydrogenase subunit MbhD domain-containing protein: protein MIWQVDLLILVLVVICALATITIKDLLGASVIFGVYSFMMCLLWAEMGAVDVAFTEATVGAGVSTILFIAAILRTTRRSKD from the coding sequence ATGATCTGGCAAGTCGATCTGCTGATCCTGGTGCTGGTCGTTATTTGCGCTCTTGCGACCATAACGATCAAGGATCTTCTCGGCGCTTCGGTTATTTTTGGCGTCTACAGTTTCATGATGTGTCTGCTGTGGGCTGAAATGGGTGCGGTCGACGTGGCCTTTACCGAGGCGACTGTTGGCGCCGGCGTCAGCACGATTCTGTTTATTGCCGCTATTTTACGGACGACCCGGAGGAGTAAAGATTGA
- the mbhE gene encoding hydrogen gas-evolving membrane-bound hydrogenase subunit E → MKTVALLATLLTGALLLYGTKDFAPWADPQSPASTHLSAYYVENAVQETHVPNLVTAVLGDYRGYDTMFETVVIYCAGLAVVSVLRRRKS, encoded by the coding sequence TTGAAAACTGTCGCTTTGCTCGCAACGCTGCTGACCGGGGCCCTGCTGTTGTACGGTACCAAGGATTTTGCCCCCTGGGCGGATCCGCAGTCGCCGGCCAGCACCCACCTGTCGGCTTATTACGTTGAGAATGCAGTACAGGAAACCCATGTGCCCAACCTGGTGACCGCCGTTCTCGGCGACTACCGGGGTTACGACACCATGTTCGAGACGGTGGTTATTTACTGTGCCGGACTGGCGGTCGTCAGCGTGCTCCGGAGGCGCAAATCATGA
- a CDS encoding Na(+)/H(+) antiporter subunit B, translating into MKTLKQRYEARGLGQDLIIQTSVRLMVPFIQLFGLYVIVHGHYSPGGGFQGGVLLGASFILLALAFDIKMSMRHFSEKINLVLGNTGALIFVGTGVLCALVGGLFLDYSALAALIPMDPIEWRSFGIFIVEVGVGLAVASIMLSLYWDLSSNGDLEEGL; encoded by the coding sequence ATGAAGACGCTGAAGCAGCGCTATGAGGCGCGGGGGTTGGGGCAGGATCTCATTATCCAGACCTCGGTGCGCTTGATGGTTCCCTTCATCCAGCTGTTCGGCCTTTACGTTATCGTTCATGGCCATTACAGCCCCGGCGGCGGCTTTCAGGGCGGCGTTCTGCTGGGAGCATCCTTTATTCTGCTGGCTCTGGCATTTGATATCAAAATGTCCATGCGGCATTTTTCCGAAAAAATCAACTTGGTTCTCGGCAATACCGGGGCTCTGATCTTCGTGGGTACGGGCGTGCTCTGTGCGCTGGTCGGCGGTTTGTTTCTGGATTACAGCGCTCTGGCGGCCCTCATTCCCATGGATCCCATCGAGTGGCGCTCCTTCGGCATTTTCATTGTCGAGGTCGGGGTCGGGCTGGCTGTCGCAAGTATCATGCTGTCGCTCTATTGGGATCTCAGTTCCAACGGCGACCTGGAAGAGGGGCTCTAG
- a CDS encoding cation:proton antiporter subunit C → MEAFMAEVVAKYNYWLYVVLMMIGFYAMIGKRNLVKKLLGMNIFQTAIILFFVSTGVKRGAAIPIVDKYAALKQGVDATTIVNPLPHVLMLTAIVVSVSVTGVALAVLLRIYREYGTLEEDEILEKIGQ, encoded by the coding sequence ATGGAAGCGTTTATGGCGGAAGTGGTGGCCAAGTACAACTATTGGCTCTATGTGGTGCTGATGATGATCGGTTTCTACGCCATGATCGGCAAGCGCAATCTGGTCAAGAAACTGCTCGGCATGAATATCTTCCAGACGGCGATCATCCTGTTCTTCGTCTCTACCGGGGTCAAGCGCGGCGCCGCCATCCCCATCGTCGACAAATATGCCGCCCTCAAGCAGGGGGTCGACGCCACCACCATCGTGAACCCTCTGCCCCACGTGCTCATGCTGACGGCCATCGTCGTCTCCGTGAGTGTGACCGGGGTGGCCCTGGCGGTGCTGCTGCGGATCTATCGTGAATACGGCACCCTGGAAGAGGATGAAATTCTGGAGAAGATCGGCCAATGA